The following proteins are encoded in a genomic region of Streptomyces lunaelactis:
- the purM gene encoding phosphoribosylformylglycinamidine cyclo-ligase gives MSAESTGASYASAGVDIEAGDRAVELMKEWVKKTQRPEVLGGLGGFAGLFDASALKLYERPLLASATDGVGTKVDLARKMGVYDTIGHDLVGMVVDDLVVCGAEPLFMTDYICVGKVHPERVAAIVKGIAEGCVLAGCALVGGETAEHPGLLGEDDFDVAGAGTGVVEADRLLGADRIRTGDAVIAMASSGLHSNGYSLVRHVVFDRAGWALDREVEEFGRTLGEELLEPTKIYSLDCLALTRTTEVHAFSHITGGGLANNLARVVPDGLHAVVDRSTWTPGAVFDLVGKAGQVERLELEKTLNMGVGMIAVVPEESVDAALTTLGDRGVDAWVAGGITERGGHATGAALTGDYAN, from the coding sequence ATGTCTGCTGAGTCCACCGGTGCCAGCTACGCGTCCGCAGGTGTCGACATCGAGGCGGGTGACCGCGCCGTCGAGCTGATGAAGGAGTGGGTGAAGAAGACGCAGCGCCCCGAGGTCCTCGGCGGCCTCGGCGGCTTCGCCGGCCTCTTCGACGCCTCCGCCCTCAAGCTCTACGAGCGCCCGCTGCTCGCCTCGGCCACCGACGGCGTCGGCACGAAGGTCGACCTCGCCCGCAAGATGGGCGTGTACGACACGATCGGCCACGACCTCGTCGGCATGGTCGTCGACGACCTGGTCGTCTGCGGCGCCGAGCCGCTTTTCATGACCGACTACATCTGCGTCGGCAAGGTTCACCCCGAGCGTGTCGCCGCCATCGTCAAGGGCATCGCCGAGGGCTGTGTGCTGGCGGGCTGCGCGCTCGTCGGCGGCGAGACCGCCGAGCACCCCGGCCTGCTGGGCGAGGACGACTTCGACGTCGCCGGCGCCGGTACGGGCGTGGTGGAGGCCGACCGGCTGCTCGGCGCGGATCGTATCCGTACGGGTGACGCGGTCATCGCCATGGCGTCCTCCGGCCTTCACTCCAACGGGTACTCGCTCGTCCGCCATGTCGTGTTCGACCGGGCGGGCTGGGCGCTGGACCGCGAGGTCGAGGAGTTCGGCCGGACGCTGGGCGAGGAGCTGCTCGAGCCGACCAAGATCTACTCGCTGGACTGCCTGGCGCTCACCCGGACCACCGAGGTGCACGCTTTCAGCCACATCACCGGCGGCGGTCTTGCCAACAACCTGGCCCGGGTCGTCCCGGACGGTCTGCACGCGGTCGTCGACCGTTCGACCTGGACCCCCGGCGCGGTCTTCGACCTCGTCGGCAAGGCCGGTCAGGTCGAGCGGCTCGAGCTGGAGAAGACCCTCAACATGGGCGTCGGCATGATCGCCGTCGTCCCCGAGGAGTCGGTCGACGCGGCGCTGACCACGCTCGGGGACCGCGGCGTCGACGCCTGGGTCGCGGGTGGGATCACCGAGCGCGGCGGCCACGCCACCGGTGCGGCGCTGACCGGGGACTACGCGAACTGA
- a CDS encoding DUF3073 domain-containing protein: protein MGRGRAKAKQTKVARQLKYNSGGTDLSRLANELGASPSSQPPNAEPFEDDDEEDDPYAQYAELYNDDDDEDDESGPSSQRRGA, encoded by the coding sequence ATGGGGCGCGGCCGGGCCAAGGCCAAGCAGACGAAGGTCGCCCGCCAGCTGAAGTACAACAGCGGCGGGACTGACCTGTCGCGTCTGGCCAATGAGCTGGGCGCATCGCCTTCGAGTCAACCACCGAACGCAGAGCCGTTCGAGGATGACGACGAGGAAGATGACCCGTACGCACAGTACGCGGAGCTGTACAACGACGACGATGACGAGGACGACGAGTCCGGTCCGTCGTCGCAGCGCCGCGGCGCTTGA
- the purF gene encoding amidophosphoribosyltransferase: MPRGDGRLNHDLLPGEKGPQDACGVYGVWAPGEEVAKLTYFGLYALQHRGQESAGIAVSNGSQILVFKDMGLVSQVFDETSLGSLKGHIAVGHARYSTTGASVWENAQPTFRATANGSIALGHNGNLVNTAQLAEMVAELPKEDGRATQVAATNDTDLVTALLAGQVDEDGKPLTIEAAAAKVLPEVRGAFSLVFMDESTLYAARDPQGIRPLVLGRLDRGWVVASESAALDICGASFVREIEPGELIAIDENGLRTSRFAEAKPKGCVFEYVYLARPDTDIAGRNVYLSRVEMGRRLAKEAPADADLVIATPESGTPAAIGYAEASGIPYGSGLVKNAYVGRTFIQPSQTIRQLGIRLKLNPLKEVIRGKRLVVVDDSIVRGNTQRALVKMLREAGAAEVHIRISSPPVKWPCFFGIDFATRAELIANGMTVDEIAASMGADSLSYISLDGMIEATTIDKPNLCRACFDGEYPMDLPDPELLGKQLLETELAGGSDAADALRRP; encoded by the coding sequence GTGCCACGTGGTGACGGACGACTCAACCACGACCTGCTCCCCGGTGAGAAAGGCCCCCAGGACGCTTGCGGCGTCTACGGTGTCTGGGCCCCGGGTGAAGAGGTCGCGAAGCTCACTTACTTCGGGCTCTACGCCCTCCAACATCGAGGCCAGGAATCCGCGGGAATCGCGGTGAGCAACGGCTCACAGATCCTCGTCTTCAAGGACATGGGCCTGGTCTCTCAGGTCTTCGACGAAACCTCTCTCGGCTCGCTCAAGGGTCATATCGCGGTCGGTCACGCCCGCTACTCGACCACGGGCGCCTCCGTGTGGGAGAACGCGCAGCCGACGTTCCGGGCGACCGCCAACGGCTCGATCGCGCTCGGCCACAACGGAAACCTGGTCAACACCGCTCAGCTCGCCGAGATGGTCGCCGAGCTCCCCAAGGAGGACGGCCGGGCCACCCAGGTCGCCGCCACCAATGACACCGATCTGGTCACCGCGCTCCTCGCGGGCCAGGTCGACGAGGACGGCAAACCGCTCACCATAGAGGCGGCCGCCGCCAAGGTGCTCCCGGAGGTCAGGGGCGCGTTCTCCCTCGTCTTCATGGACGAGAGCACCCTGTACGCCGCCCGTGACCCGCAGGGCATCCGCCCCCTCGTCCTCGGCCGCCTCGACCGCGGCTGGGTTGTCGCGAGCGAGTCCGCCGCCCTGGACATCTGCGGCGCCAGCTTTGTCCGCGAGATCGAGCCCGGCGAGCTCATCGCCATCGACGAGAACGGACTCCGCACTTCCCGATTCGCGGAAGCGAAGCCCAAGGGCTGTGTCTTCGAGTACGTCTATCTGGCCCGCCCGGACACCGACATCGCCGGCCGGAACGTCTATCTCTCCCGTGTGGAGATGGGCCGCAGGCTCGCCAAGGAAGCTCCGGCCGACGCGGATCTGGTGATAGCGACGCCGGAGTCCGGCACCCCCGCCGCCATCGGCTACGCCGAGGCCAGCGGAATCCCGTACGGCTCCGGCCTGGTGAAGAACGCCTACGTCGGCCGCACCTTCATCCAGCCGTCCCAGACCATCCGCCAGCTGGGCATCCGCCTCAAGCTGAACCCCCTCAAGGAAGTCATCCGGGGCAAGCGCCTGGTGGTCGTCGACGACTCGATCGTCCGCGGCAACACCCAGCGCGCCCTGGTCAAGATGCTCCGCGAGGCCGGCGCCGCCGAGGTCCACATCCGGATCTCGTCCCCGCCGGTGAAGTGGCCCTGCTTCTTCGGCATCGACTTCGCGACCCGCGCCGAGCTGATCGCCAACGGCATGACCGTCGACGAGATCGCCGCCTCCATGGGCGCGGACTCCCTCTCGTACATCTCCCTCGACGGCATGATCGAGGCGACGACCATCGACAAGCCGAATCTTTGCCGCGCCTGCTTCGACGGCGAATACCCGATGGATCTGCCCGATCCCGAACTGCTCGGCAAGCAGCTGCTGGAGACCGAGCTGGCGGGCGGCTCCGATGCCGCCGACGCGCTCCGTCGCCCGTAA
- a CDS encoding META domain-containing protein, producing the protein MRNQLSIPVTTLALLALAACGTEPGSGSGDGGGGGTVTTDLPLAGVHWSVDSVTVDGRKSAAPSGAHVEITKKGRAQGNYGCNHFGADVTVNGDTITVGRGEMTEMACAKDVQGFEDALRAAFHGKLKAKVADDKLTLTTEKGDSINLTSEPPAPLVGTKWVVDSLLAGGTASSLTAGTEANLTFGKDGSVHGSLGCNTFTSTAKVSGAKITFGRLATTRKLCPGPEMKLEREMLKVLDGTVMYELQHRSLSLTAANGKGLAANAEPIPQQ; encoded by the coding sequence ATGCGCAACCAGCTGAGCATTCCTGTCACCACCCTGGCCCTTCTCGCCCTCGCCGCCTGTGGCACGGAGCCGGGGTCCGGATCCGGTGACGGCGGCGGAGGCGGCACGGTCACGACCGATCTGCCCCTCGCCGGCGTCCACTGGTCCGTCGACAGCGTGACCGTCGACGGCAGGAAGTCCGCGGCCCCGTCCGGCGCGCACGTCGAGATCACCAAAAAGGGCCGCGCCCAGGGCAACTACGGCTGCAACCACTTCGGTGCCGATGTCACCGTCAACGGCGACACCATCACCGTGGGCCGGGGCGAGATGACCGAGATGGCCTGTGCCAAGGACGTCCAGGGTTTCGAGGACGCCCTGCGCGCCGCCTTCCACGGCAAGCTCAAGGCGAAGGTCGCCGACGACAAGCTCACCCTGACCACCGAGAAGGGCGACTCCATCAACCTCACGTCCGAGCCCCCGGCTCCGCTGGTGGGCACCAAGTGGGTGGTGGACTCCCTCCTGGCCGGCGGGACTGCGTCGTCCCTGACCGCCGGCACGGAGGCGAATCTGACCTTCGGGAAGGACGGTTCCGTACACGGCAGCCTCGGCTGCAACACGTTCACCAGCACCGCGAAGGTCTCCGGGGCCAAGATCACGTTCGGCCGCCTCGCCACCACCCGGAAGCTCTGCCCGGGCCCGGAGATGAAACTGGAGCGCGAGATGCTCAAGGTCCTCGACGGGACGGTGATGTACGAACTTCAGCACCGCAGCCTCTCCCTCACCGCGGCGAACGGCAAAGGACTGGCCGCGAACGCGGAGCCGATTCCGCAGCAGTGA